One genomic segment of candidate division KSB1 bacterium includes these proteins:
- a CDS encoding glycosyltransferase family 4 protein, with amino-acid sequence MSNKPDKVLFVSLFPPRVGGLPLQSATLARRLEQEGVPVVRVNAHYAAPSRGVCGKVWKGLRQVLALIAACRSRVREVDRVLVAGCSWWGFMPVAVAILVAQRHRKPVSVLYHGGAAPQFLRLHHWWVQPLLRRADMVAVTSRWLQGVFRNYGIETVVVPPIIECVPVRASRANGRGPTLLSNRYLEPLYDVSTILEAFSVVQAASPRAKLVVAGFGSQQDALQHFATRRGLNVTFVGHVTNEAMAQLLAEADLYISAARVDNLPTSVLEAMHAGAMVIATPVGELPHLMVHGRHGLFFEPGSPESLAKTVLYALANEDLCRRCRRQARQLATSLTWDRVRPYYLNLLGERRSAPGQTGIDGVEVLQ; translated from the coding sequence ATGAGCAACAAGCCTGACAAGGTCCTGTTCGTGAGCCTCTTCCCCCCGCGTGTGGGTGGCCTGCCGCTGCAGAGCGCCACGCTTGCCCGACGCCTGGAGCAAGAGGGGGTGCCCGTCGTGCGGGTGAACGCCCACTATGCGGCACCGAGCAGGGGTGTTTGCGGCAAGGTGTGGAAGGGCCTGCGGCAAGTGCTGGCTCTGATTGCCGCGTGCAGGTCCCGCGTGCGAGAAGTTGACCGGGTCCTGGTGGCCGGGTGCTCGTGGTGGGGCTTCATGCCGGTGGCGGTGGCGATCCTGGTCGCCCAGCGGCATAGAAAGCCGGTGAGCGTGCTCTACCACGGGGGGGCCGCGCCCCAGTTCCTCCGCCTGCATCACTGGTGGGTGCAGCCGCTGTTACGACGCGCCGATATGGTGGCCGTGACTTCCCGATGGCTGCAGGGAGTCTTTCGAAACTATGGCATCGAGACTGTCGTGGTGCCTCCAATCATTGAGTGCGTGCCTGTGCGTGCGAGCCGTGCCAATGGCCGCGGGCCGACGCTGCTCAGCAATCGCTACCTGGAGCCACTCTACGACGTGTCCACCATCCTGGAGGCTTTCTCGGTAGTGCAGGCAGCCTCCCCCAGGGCGAAGCTCGTCGTCGCCGGTTTTGGGAGCCAGCAGGACGCGCTGCAGCACTTTGCCACACGCCGAGGCTTGAACGTGACCTTTGTCGGCCATGTGACGAACGAAGCCATGGCCCAGCTCTTGGCTGAGGCGGACCTGTACATTAGCGCGGCGCGGGTGGACAATCTGCCCACCTCGGTGCTCGAGGCCATGCATGCCGGCGCCATGGTAATCGCCACTCCGGTGGGAGAACTGCCGCACCTCATGGTGCACGGCAGGCATGGGCTTTTTTTCGAGCCAGGGAGCCCAGAATCCCTGGCCAAAACGGTACTCTATGCCTTGGCCAACGAAGACCTGTGTCGGCGCTGTCGCCGACAGGCGCGCCAGTTGGCCACCTCGCTCACCTGGGACCGCGTGCGACCCTACTACCTGAACCTGCTTGGCGAACGCCGCAGTGCCCCAGGGCAGACGGGAATTGATGGTGTGGAGGTGCTTCAGTGA
- a CDS encoding glycosyltransferase family 39 protein: MTVTVSDIAGRLIGQEPWRLLRRTTVVFLVALLVRIAYVLVCDGSYALDVGDQAAYDRIAREWVAGGQFMPGSSYRPPAYPAFVAAIYWAFGPHRVAVELAQALIGALTAALVMMLARHLFSPQAAVVAGWTVALLPVLVHFSAQLMAETVFTALLVAVLVIVARKNTSGADRAVAWAGLLLGVAALMRPHVLLLPVALAFWWRWGCRLPTVASIKKTVLCLAVAMVAILPWSIRNLHVQGSFVPVSTNGGVNLWIGNNERATGDWLKPGDYWSPSGSSEVEVDRQYYRAAVQFMLAHPGRTVCLAARKLVIFWSPYPHASDRAPSALLMPLVLVGVATTLRRRRTWILLATIVYFTLVSCVFFANQRFHVPLLPVLAVYAGAGGEIVWAWLARKRAGRG, from the coding sequence ATGACAGTGACAGTTTCGGACATAGCGGGTCGATTGATCGGCCAAGAGCCGTGGCGCTTATTGCGGCGCACCACGGTTGTTTTTCTGGTGGCGCTGCTGGTGAGGATCGCCTACGTGCTGGTGTGCGACGGCTCGTACGCCCTGGACGTCGGCGACCAAGCCGCCTATGACCGCATAGCGCGCGAATGGGTGGCAGGCGGGCAGTTCATGCCCGGCAGTTCCTATCGACCGCCGGCCTATCCGGCGTTCGTGGCGGCCATCTACTGGGCCTTTGGACCGCACCGGGTGGCGGTGGAGCTCGCGCAGGCACTGATCGGAGCCCTGACCGCAGCCTTGGTCATGATGCTGGCGCGGCACCTCTTTTCGCCGCAAGCAGCCGTTGTGGCCGGATGGACGGTGGCACTGCTGCCGGTGCTGGTCCATTTCAGCGCGCAGCTCATGGCCGAGACCGTTTTCACTGCCTTGCTGGTGGCCGTGCTGGTGATCGTCGCGCGGAAGAACACCAGCGGCGCCGATCGGGCGGTAGCCTGGGCAGGGTTGCTGCTCGGCGTGGCGGCATTGATGCGGCCCCATGTGTTACTCTTGCCCGTGGCCTTGGCCTTCTGGTGGCGATGGGGCTGCCGGTTGCCAACCGTGGCTTCTATCAAGAAGACGGTGCTCTGTCTTGCGGTTGCCATGGTCGCCATTTTGCCCTGGTCGATCCGTAACCTCCACGTGCAGGGGAGCTTTGTGCCTGTGTCCACAAACGGCGGGGTGAATCTTTGGATAGGCAATAACGAGCGTGCCACAGGAGATTGGCTCAAGCCGGGCGATTATTGGTCCCCTTCGGGAAGCAGCGAAGTGGAGGTGGACAGGCAATACTACCGGGCGGCTGTGCAGTTCATGCTGGCCCATCCGGGGCGCACCGTGTGCCTGGCGGCGCGAAAGTTGGTCATCTTCTGGTCGCCCTATCCCCATGCCAGTGACCGAGCTCCCTCCGCGCTTCTCATGCCGCTGGTGCTCGTGGGTGTGGCAACCACCCTGCGGCGTCGGCGGACGTGGATTCTGCTGGCCACAATTGTCTACTTCACCTTGGTCAGCTGTGTGTTTTTCGCCAACCAACGCTTCCACGTGCCGCTGCTGCCGGTGCTGGCGGTCTACGCCGGGGCCGGAGGGGAAATCGTGTGGGCGTGGTTGGCAAGGAAGCGGGCAGGTCGAGGGTAA
- a CDS encoding glycosyltransferase family 4 protein: MSSAIVRQPKRDSLRVLMVNWIYTPEYGGGAQQCQLLVRHLRQKGVDVEVVARTRQKALLGQTVVEGVKVTRVPDANGHLASRMRTAVALVAELTRRCRWADVVHTHGFMPEVTAAARIARQRLVQKVTLVGLDDAASLQKRKSGAVAAWIARMADAVVGPSQAAIVSSRAGGIPAHRLWSIPNGVDLERFRPASGPEKRAMRESLGLDRRAFLVVFVGGLERRKGLDVAIRAVASARREGVRSMQLLVLGVLAESLGKCPFGKELSAIVAQHQLDSVVNFLGVKENVQDYLRCADAFVLPSQAEGQPNALLEAMACGLACVARTLPGVTDELLLPGRRGYLVDDGGAAGFARALVELAEAKELRAALGAQARAYVERRHDIRHVAEAYRMLYRILVES, translated from the coding sequence ATGTCGAGTGCAATCGTAAGACAACCCAAGAGGGATTCTCTCCGGGTGCTGATGGTCAACTGGATCTACACCCCGGAGTACGGCGGGGGCGCCCAGCAATGCCAGCTCCTGGTGAGGCATCTCAGGCAGAAAGGCGTGGACGTTGAGGTGGTGGCGCGCACCAGGCAGAAGGCTCTCCTGGGCCAGACTGTGGTGGAGGGCGTGAAGGTGACGCGCGTGCCCGATGCCAACGGGCACCTGGCGTCCAGAATGCGCACCGCGGTCGCACTGGTCGCGGAACTGACGCGACGCTGCCGGTGGGCCGATGTGGTGCACACGCACGGCTTCATGCCTGAGGTGACAGCAGCCGCGCGCATAGCCAGGCAGAGGCTCGTGCAGAAGGTCACCCTGGTGGGACTTGACGACGCCGCCTCTCTGCAAAAGCGGAAATCGGGCGCGGTGGCAGCGTGGATTGCGCGGATGGCCGACGCGGTGGTGGGGCCGTCGCAAGCGGCAATCGTCTCCTCACGGGCAGGCGGCATCCCGGCCCACCGCTTATGGTCAATCCCCAACGGCGTCGATCTGGAGCGTTTCCGGCCTGCATCGGGGCCAGAAAAGAGGGCCATGCGAGAGAGCCTGGGACTGGACAGGCGAGCCTTTCTTGTCGTTTTCGTCGGGGGGCTGGAGCGCCGCAAGGGCTTGGATGTGGCAATCCGCGCTGTGGCTTCGGCGCGCCGCGAGGGCGTGCGGTCGATGCAACTGTTGGTGCTGGGCGTGCTCGCCGAGAGCTTGGGCAAATGTCCCTTCGGCAAAGAACTTTCAGCTATTGTGGCGCAGCATCAGCTCGATTCGGTGGTGAACTTCTTGGGCGTGAAGGAGAACGTGCAGGACTACCTGCGCTGTGCAGATGCGTTTGTGCTCCCCAGCCAGGCCGAGGGGCAACCCAACGCCCTCCTGGAAGCAATGGCATGTGGCCTCGCTTGCGTTGCCCGCACGCTGCCAGGGGTTACCGACGAATTGCTCCTCCCTGGCAGGCGGGGATACTTGGTGGACGATGGTGGAGCGGCTGGCTTTGCCCGAGCCCTGGTAGAACTGGCCGAGGCGAAAGAGCTCCGCGCGGCCCTTGGCGCACAAGCACGGGCGTACGTGGAGCGTCGCCATGACATCCGCCACGTCGCAGAGGCCTATCGCATGCTCTACCGCATACTTGTGGAATCATGA
- a CDS encoding glycosyltransferase family 2 protein → MAEELEISVVVPTFNQAHTLRRVLAALAGQMGPGREVLVVDDGSQDQTEEFVSALLRKGELPGRYICQENKGAAATRNAGLSHARGQVVIFLDGDVIPAPGLVAAHQQFHREHPCLAHLALGVVEMAAELAHTGQVRQHETRLPFSCQAPIAIPWHYARGSNFSAKREFLMHACGFDTGMRSAAEDTELAFRLRQRGARLFFLPQAVAIHYHPMADEASYLRKASGYGASLARWYGHAPEARTFITAHYGLQTPYSSTKATLRHLLHAAVFNGLTESMWLRLARLAVSHWHRGADLLRRQVYKARYRRVFAQCLQANSAGPAASAARQGHGILRVVSCVQMRSLCRVQS, encoded by the coding sequence ATGGCAGAGGAGCTGGAAATCTCAGTAGTGGTTCCCACTTTCAACCAGGCCCACACTCTCCGGAGGGTGCTGGCGGCCCTTGCTGGACAGATGGGGCCTGGCAGGGAGGTGCTGGTGGTGGATGACGGTTCGCAAGACCAGACCGAAGAGTTTGTTTCTGCCCTCCTGCGCAAGGGAGAACTGCCCGGGAGGTACATTTGCCAGGAGAACAAGGGGGCGGCCGCCACGCGCAACGCCGGTTTGTCGCACGCGCGCGGACAGGTGGTGATCTTCCTCGACGGCGACGTTATCCCGGCTCCCGGTCTGGTGGCGGCTCACCAGCAGTTTCATCGGGAGCACCCATGCCTGGCCCACCTTGCTCTGGGCGTAGTGGAGATGGCAGCGGAGTTGGCTCATACCGGACAGGTGCGGCAACATGAAACCAGGCTCCCGTTCAGTTGCCAAGCGCCGATCGCAATACCTTGGCACTACGCGCGTGGGAGTAACTTCTCGGCAAAGAGGGAATTCCTAATGCATGCCTGTGGCTTTGACACCGGCATGCGCTCCGCTGCTGAGGACACCGAGCTTGCATTTAGGCTACGGCAGCGGGGGGCGCGCCTCTTCTTCCTGCCGCAGGCGGTAGCCATCCATTACCATCCGATGGCCGATGAGGCAAGCTACCTGCGCAAGGCGTCCGGCTATGGCGCGTCCCTGGCCCGCTGGTACGGGCACGCGCCGGAAGCGCGCACGTTCATCACCGCCCACTATGGCCTGCAGACGCCGTACAGTTCAACCAAGGCGACGCTGCGGCATCTGCTCCATGCGGCGGTCTTCAACGGGCTGACCGAGTCCATGTGGCTGCGGCTGGCGCGCCTTGCGGTCAGCCACTGGCACCGAGGGGCGGACCTGCTCCGTCGCCAGGTGTACAAAGCGCGGTATCGACGGGTCTTTGCTCAATGCCTGCAGGCAAACAGTGCGGGCCCGGCAGCAAGCGCTGCGCGCCAGGGGCACGGGATACTGCGCGTCGTAAGCTGTGTGCAGATGAGGTCGCTATGTCGAGTGCAATCGTAA
- a CDS encoding flippase, which yields MNTVRRIAQNTVARSVAELLNRLGSALFWVLVTRAHGAKGLGIMATAVSLCSVFSMLATLGLGSWVIREVSKDEKRSGELLVAGLLLGAVGTLVAMAGMVGFIRVMGYEAQVSQACYLMALSLLPMSLFYWLRAVLCGLQEMRFPAFGRAVENVTKVVGGIVLIGQGVGILTLVLLVVASRLAGAVALALVTFGRMRLGTLRPNWGLMKAMVKETPVFFGTTLFNSLFWSVPVMLLPKISGVEEAGLFSAAYKVVDVLLLVSSAFALATFPVMARMSRLSEQMFRDVCLKSLKLVVFFTLALAAGGTVLADKIVLLLYGRGMLLAAPGLQVLIWSLLSFGMTQIMAYALIVRNQQRLDMLANAVAFVAVLVLNLWLTPRAGAFGATLATLLATVVFAATELFFVDRRLFWLPLGRSALKPFIAALAMVVVVVLCHNAFLALQILVGAAVYVLLLVLTGAVTRGDRKLLQQLRTI from the coding sequence ATGAACACAGTACGCCGCATTGCTCAGAATACTGTGGCCCGTTCGGTGGCCGAGCTGCTCAACCGCCTGGGTTCGGCGCTCTTCTGGGTGCTGGTGACCCGCGCCCATGGAGCAAAAGGGCTGGGCATCATGGCCACGGCGGTATCGCTCTGCTCGGTGTTTTCCATGCTGGCCACGTTGGGCCTGGGGAGTTGGGTGATCAGGGAAGTGTCGAAGGATGAGAAAAGGAGCGGCGAGCTTCTGGTGGCTGGATTGCTGCTGGGAGCGGTTGGCACCCTGGTCGCCATGGCAGGGATGGTCGGGTTCATTCGGGTGATGGGCTACGAGGCGCAGGTTAGCCAGGCCTGCTACTTGATGGCCCTGTCGCTGCTCCCGATGAGCCTTTTCTACTGGCTCCGGGCAGTGCTCTGTGGGCTGCAAGAGATGCGCTTCCCTGCCTTTGGGCGCGCCGTGGAGAACGTCACGAAAGTGGTCGGGGGCATCGTGCTCATCGGACAGGGGGTAGGAATCTTGACATTGGTCCTTTTGGTCGTGGCAAGCCGCCTTGCCGGTGCCGTGGCACTGGCGCTCGTGACCTTCGGGCGCATGCGCCTCGGCACATTGCGACCCAATTGGGGCCTGATGAAGGCGATGGTCAAGGAGACGCCGGTGTTCTTTGGCACCACGCTATTCAATAGCCTGTTTTGGTCTGTGCCTGTCATGCTGTTGCCCAAGATCAGCGGGGTGGAAGAGGCCGGGCTGTTCAGCGCTGCCTACAAGGTGGTCGACGTGCTGTTGCTCGTATCCTCGGCCTTCGCGCTGGCCACGTTTCCGGTGATGGCGCGCATGTCGCGTCTTTCCGAGCAGATGTTTCGTGATGTGTGCCTCAAGTCCTTGAAGCTCGTGGTCTTTTTCACTCTCGCGTTGGCGGCTGGTGGTACCGTGCTGGCGGACAAGATCGTCCTGCTTCTCTACGGCAGGGGGATGTTGTTAGCAGCACCAGGTCTACAGGTGCTCATTTGGAGCCTATTGAGCTTTGGGATGACGCAGATAATGGCCTATGCCCTCATCGTGCGCAATCAGCAAAGGCTCGACATGCTGGCCAACGCGGTGGCCTTCGTAGCGGTGTTGGTGCTCAATCTGTGGCTCACCCCCCGGGCCGGTGCATTTGGTGCGACGCTGGCAACCCTGCTTGCGACGGTGGTGTTTGCCGCCACCGAGCTCTTCTTTGTCGATCGCAGACTCTTCTGGTTGCCGCTTGGCCGCTCGGCGCTCAAGCCCTTCATCGCGGCGCTGGCGATGGTCGTGGTGGTGGTGCTGTGCCACAACGCTTTTCTTGCCCTGCAGATTCTGGTCGGCGCTGCCGTGTATGTGCTGTTGTTGGTGTTGACCGGTGCAGTGACGCGCGGCGACCGCAAGCTCCTGCAGCAGTTGCGCACCATATGA